GCTCCAGAAGTAAAATGAGGATGACAGCTGAAAACTCACGGCAGTGGTTTTTAAAGTTGAGGGTCAAAACATTATCCTCAGTGTAAATTTGGAGGAGGGGGCTACGGGCGTCTAATGTGGTCATATGGTTTCTGTCGTGGTTcgtaaatatttgtaaatggaTTACTTTGGCAATGCATAGTAATAAATGAAAGCCTTGTCTTTTTTCggctgcccccctcctcccaccccctgCCCCATCGCTGGTTGCAGTGCCTCCTGAGAAGCCGGTGAACCTCACCTGTTGGTCCCGAAACGCCAAAGACCTCACCTGCAGGTGGGCCCCAGGGGGCCAGGGAGAGACCTACATTAGAACCAAGTACACCTTGAAGTACAAACTCAAGTGAGTCCCGCGCATCTCCAGACAAAGCAGAGGATTGGCCCGTGTGGTTAAACCTCCATCCATTGTCCTACAGACCCTCATTTCAGCAGGAGTAGATACGACAATGCAGcccttaaattttattttacttacatCCATTAAGCTTAACGAAAGCTCCACTAGCTGTCACCTCGTTAAATTAGATGTGTGCCCTGCAGAAGATTTAAGGTTGGATAGCCACATAGGGTGATTGTAGCAGCACTTTTCATCCAATTGTGAGCCTGAAGCAGCATGCACTCCGATGTCACTCGAGTCCACGTAACTTTAAGGGACATGCTTTTGAAAACAAACTAACGATCGGTTCTGAGATGGTCAGGTCACTTCTGAGAACTCTAGTGTAGAGAACATTGTGAGTCGAGACTAGGTGGTAGCAGCTGTTGGTTGAAGCTGCAGGGGTGAATTTTGGGGCGAAGGCTTGATTTGGGATTGGGTCGCCTCGCAGGTGGTAcgggagagagaaggaatgtGAGGACCAGAGCCTGGGCGAGCCCCACGCCTGCTACATCCCCCGCGACCTGGCCCTCTTCACGCCCTACGAGATCTGGGTGGAGGCCGTCAATCAGCTCGGGTCGGCCACCTCCGATGTGATCTCCCTGGACGTGCTGGATGTGTGTAAGTGAGGTGGAGCTGGCTCTGTCTCCACCTTTTTCTCCACTCTGTCTCTCCACTCCGTGTTTACCCTTTTCTCCACTCTGTTTCTCCACTCTGTCTACCCTTTTTCTCCACTCTGTTTCTCCACTCTGTCTACCCTTTTTCTCCACTCTGTTTCTCCACTCTGTCTACCCTTTTTCTCCACTCTGTTTCTCCACTCTGTATCCACCCTTTTCTCCACTCTGTTTCTCCACTCTCTGTCTACCCTTttcttcacttcctgtctcacCTGGCGAGAACAAACAGGCCAGTGTGCAAACGGAGGTGCACTGAGACGACTGCGGCGGTCCCCGTCAGTCTAATTTACGGCTCCATCCTGCTAAGGAAATGATCCTTCTTTTCTTCATTAACaactatctctctccctctctctttttctctccctctctctctctgttcggTGTCTTTCTCACAGAGTGCGCCCGTGCCTCTGTGAGAACGAGATGAGAACTTTACGACCTCTCAGAAGATCCCGATAACATGAAACCCCCTTAAGCTAGCAATAGGTGGTTTAGGATTTTTGTCTGAGAAGGTCAGGCAAGTTGAAGGGCTATAAATTtcttgaaaagtgaaaagcgGCAGTAACTCTCTGCCGTGTAGAATTACATAGGTGTGATGCAGTTTTTCCCTTCAGAGTTAATACCCAATTAACGTGATTTAAGAATGACTCACCAAAACAAAAGTACCGGCACCAAAGCAAATGGTTGActtttttaacccttgtgttctgtttatttattattattatttataatgaatTATTAAGCTGACACTTTTgcccaaagtgacttgcagtctAAGCAGAGGAATATacgccctggagcaatgtggggttaagggccttgctcaagggcccaacagctgtgcagatcttattgaggctacaccagggattaaGCCACCCACCTTtgaggtcccagtcatttaccttagccactaggctgcaggctgcccctttAGGCTGCCCCTATTAGCACCTATGACACTGTTAGCATGGGCGAAGTATTGGGATTTCAAATGGGTTCAAATGTAGGACAGGTGGTTGATGTTTGGGAGTGTCTTGGGACGGCGGAAGAAAGTGTTGATGTAATACCCTCTGTAATCAGGCCAGCCACACCTTGGGTGGAGGTGGCAGTTTGGCAGGTAGGCAGGAACGCAGAGGTGGTAGAGACAGTGGAAGGTGTGAGCCTGACTCAACCCCGGACAAATGACGCACGCATCAGATGCTGCTATTTCACCACCTCCTGAGTAAcggaaatgttacatttttgtggGATTTTCCAATTTCCATTGGGTGTCCCCGGGGTCAAACCGAAAACAACCATctgggcaacctgtagcctagggactaaggtacatgactgggacccgtaaggttagtggttcacgccccggtgtagccacaggaAGATCCACACATCTGTTGatcccttgagcatggcccttaaccctgcattgcgccaGGGAAGGATTGTGCCCTATTTTGGATAAACGCTTCAgctaaatatgaaattaaaattaaataaccaTCTATGTGCATCATCCCTAGGCTGGGAATGAAAACAGCGAATTGAGTGAGGAATAGATTGCAACACAGGATTTCACAAGTGGGCACTTTTAAGTTTTTAATGTGTCTCACCGTTGACTCCACCAACAGCACTTTGCTTCTTCATGAACCCTTTCGTTCTTTTGGAAAAGGGAAAACAAGAACacgtttattttttgttccatAGCAAAGTTAGACACGAGACTACATTCTTGGTAAAAGGGTGGTGCTCTTTCGAAGCTGATCTAATTACCCTTGTGGGACCGATAAACAGCAttaggagggagagagagagagagagagatgaaaggcagGGGAAAGGAGGTGTATACACTGTGAAATGAGAAAAGGAGGGAGACTCGCTGAGGCAAAAGGAAATTGCTCCGTCAGTCTGTCTCTCCGGTGCCCATTCAGCCAATGAAGACGCAGTGCACTAATCTGGCCCTCCATACCGAAGCCCAGGCTCAACATTCGTCATCATGTATTATTTAAGGATGTTGATGGTGGTGTCTAGAAATAGCAGCCCATTCTGCTTtttaccgggggggggggggttctttaAAAGCTGGACAGACGTCTCGGAGCAGTTTGAAGAGGTCACGGAGAGTGTGCCTGCATGTTTAAGCCTGAGAACGGGATGTTTTCACAGCAATACAGCGTGAGGCATGGTACAGGAAATCAAGTTGACACGTCCCTCGACACGCTCGCTGAACTTTTTCAGTTTTCTAATGAAATGTGACAGAAGCTAGACGGGATTAGCACCGTGTATAACAGAGACTATTATCAGAGGAAAATCATGCCAGAAACACGGCCGCATATTTAGGATTAATCACCAGGGGAGGGTTCAGTTGCGTTTTTAGCagcttatccagagtgacatacaggtATACATTTCTTAAATATAATCAATTCATACAGttgaatattttactgaagcattTAAGGTTAACCCTTTAACTATTTCTATGTGAGATCAgaaatgtgattagaatgttctgaactgaacattctaatgacgaTGTaataatcactactggtaattgaaagcagcggagttctagaacgctgatgtagaattttgaagaaaaaaacatggaaaaaaaaacttcacttcAAAGGGTTTGAAGTACCTTTCTCAAGAGTACAATGGTGATTCCTTGCCTTGAAATAAATCCTCAAACCTTTCAGTCATAAGCCATCTTTTGAGGTTGAGTGATTAGCAATATAATATACAACATTACAGAACTAGCTTGGTCACTATCTGCTCCCTTTCTGTCTGCTTCCTTGTGACCCTGTTAAAAGACAAGTGTGTTCTCTTACACTTAAAAGATTAGATGGATGCCCTAGTTATTTATAAACCAACCTGGTGAGGTGGCTCTGACTCGGAGCTTTAGCAACGTCCCCTGGGCAGTGCATCACAGCTACCTGAGGAAAGACTGTGGTTTCCACAGCAACAGCCTAACAGACTCCATCAGCACTCACTATGAGGTGGGCCAACTGCTTGCACAATTCAAGTGCAAGTAGACCTATGTAACATGGCCTACCATTTTTCACAACGGCGTCCACCAAATTTGGAGTCAAATTCCAGTCCAGTCCAAGTCAGTTCTGGAATACTGTATGGACAAACTgataaagggcggcctgtagtgtagtggttaaggtacatgactgggacacgcaaggtcggtggtttgatccccggggtagcctcaataagatccgcacagcccttgggcccttgagcaaggcccttaaccctgcattgctccaggggaggattgtctcctgcttaatctaatcaaatggatgtcattctggataagagcatctgccaaatgccattaatgtgatgcaCTGAATTTTTAGTTCTGGTGTGTGGAGGACCAGAACTCAATTCAATGCAGGAAATGAAAGTCAACGTAATAACTCAAAAGATCATGGAAATCATGGACATTTTTTTCAAGCGGTGGACAGAATTTTAGTCCATTTCTGTTGTGGAATTGACCTCCGctgctctgtctctccgtctgtctctcagtgACCACGGACCCCCCCGCCGACGTGCACGTGAATCGCGTGGGCGACCTGGAGGACCAACTCAGCGTGCGCTGGGGCACGTCGTCCGCGCTCAAAGACGTCCTGTTCCAGACCAAGTACCAGATTCGCTACCGGCTGGAGGACAGCACGGACTGGAAGGTACTTACAGCGCCGTTAGCCGCTAActacttagctagctaattagctgCTAATTCAGCTTATATGTGATACTTGCTACTTCAAAGCCGTCATAACCAGAGGATATGGCAGTGTGCTAATTTAACCATGTGTCACTTTACGTTTGGATAGATAGCAAGTTCCCATCCATTGCTTCTGTAGCTGTTGCCGTTAGCAGCGGTTTCAGCCACAACGGTAGAGAAATGTACAGCAATGTAAGAGGTTCCTTAGGTTTCCTTCGGTTTTGGAATGCAATACCCATCTCTATGTCTTTTTTATTGTGACATTTCAAAGCATAGACCCAATGGTATAACACAGGACATAGAATTGGAAAGTAATACAGAGGTgggaagtccaggggtcaggaaGTAAAAGTCCTACCATTAAAATAAGTTGTAAGCTACAAGAAGATCAGACCTTTGCAAATTATGCATTTGAAGTAATGTATCTCTTTTTAGGCTATTAAAGGTTGAAAGCCATCCTACAGGTCACTGACTTTCAATCTTCCTTAAAAAACAGTTTGACTAAACAAACTTCCAGACATATTAAagattcatttttcattgttcTGAATATTTGTATGAGATTTGAATAGTGTCTCTTAAATATATCCATAATCTGCTATGTTTTACTGGTGTCTAAAGggtgaaaataatttgtcatgGTGCCTGGTAGCACAGCTCATGACTCTTGTAATTAAGGACACTTGAAATTGAATGTTGACAGCGATAGgcatgtatttgaaatatagATCTACATGTGTAACATTTTTTCTATGGTTTACACCTGGCTTATACCTCTGCACTGCCAACATTTTgatggtgtaaaatccagctgtgaccagcttgaaattacttgctaccagctgtttaaaaacatagcaaGAATTGCTcacaaaccatgttgagtatggagttggtctgaactggtcaaccagctaccagctgtttcaaaacatagcttgagctgtttttttcagcagggtatagtTTATAGATACAGAAGGCTGATGGTTTCCCACTGATACTGAATTAGAGAACATCTCCAATTTATTGCTTATGACGTATTTAGTCAATTGCACCTCCGAAGACAGTACTGACTGTACAGACAGATATTATTTTTAGATCTCCATACCGATTTCCCTGCAAATGGTGCACATTTCTATAAAAGCAGAAAATCACTGAAATGTAGAAAGGTATTAAAATTCCGGAGAACAGTAGCGTAACCTGGCCATCTGCCGCTTATAGCAATAAATTCTCATATGctgttatttctttttatttgtttatgagATAGACTGAGTGATGTCGATGGTGGTGCCAAAAAGCTGTCTTGTGTTTGTGGACATGTGTGTCTACTGTTTATATTTCTGTCTGAAGGTAGCTTTTTTCTGTCTGAATTTGCATTAGATGCACGCGTGTGTGGCTCACAGcagttttattgcattttatgtTTGAGTATTTATTTTGGAGAATAACAGCCTCAATGATGTGCTTCTGAATGAGCGGTCTTGGTATCACAACCAATCACGGAAAGATGCCTATAAACACCGCAAACCTGGGCTGAatatgtaactgttttggattcaaatacttttctacactttacggAGCttggtctggtgtattggaacctatgaaatactcaaaaagtacaaaccctgccttcaggccctcttggttggctcaactgcaccaggcaggaacaatcgagcacagaaaaatatttgaaccaGTAACAATTCCGTAAGTAACGCAGGTCTGATCCACTGGCCGGCCTTTGTATCCCTCCAGGTTGTGGATGACGTTGGCAACCAGACGTCCTGCAGGCTAGCCGGTCTCAGGTCGGGCACGGTTTACTTCGTCCAGGTGCGCTGCAATCCGGTGGGAATCTACGGATCCAGGAAGGCCGGGatctggagcgactggagcaacCCCACAGCTGCCTCCACTCCTCACAGTGGTGAGTGTAGGGCGGCGACATTTTGGGTAGGGGAACTTTCCAGGTCTAGACTACAACAACCTGGAACACACTCTCGCTTACTGGACATTTTGATTTGGTCAGATGGACTAGTTCATTAGGCTTATGGCGTTTCCTTCCAAATACCCATTTGGAATACTTTAGCcttatttattacatatttgtttaatattatttcacattaaaaacaaacattttttgacaTATGATTAGTAACATGTTCTGTTGGAAATTATCTGGGTTCTGCAGGAGTAATTTTATATTTATCTAGCGTTAAACTATTTACTATGCGCACTTGACCCAGGCCTGTTTCCTGCAGGAGCACTGAGCTAGGAAAACTGGCAAGAGTCTGGGAACAATGTGGACAACATGGACAGAATTTTAAAGGAActataaatacaatatttgtaCAATATGAAGATGAAAGCTTGTGCAAGTTAAACAAGCCTTTATTCTCCCTTACAGTGAGCCAGGTTCTCTGTGATCCTGTAAGCGAAAACATTATTTGGATTCCTTAATCTATTCTTAATTATTTCTAATGCTTCTAACATACAAGTTCTACTTGGTTGAAAGCAAAATGGCAATATGTTTTTGACTTAGCTACAACATCCTGTAAACATCAAACTTAATCCGCGTTTGACCCCaaaaaataagcaaacaaaacatcaaaaaaaagaatgattgtGATCTTTCATTAATGAATTATGAAGGACTTCGGCGTAATGGCAAAAAGGCTATGGGGGACATCTGATTGGGTTTCTTTGCCCTCAAATCTTCAAAGATTAATAAAGTTAACTGCAGCTGACTGACTACATTCACGTTGTGGTTGTCACCAGAGGACATGGGAGATAGAGTAGAAACAGACCCAGAAGTACTACACCCCATACTGGGTTACATGTTGTTTACTTGCGGGGAGGTATGCTTTACAAACTGCTGTTTTGCATGCATTCTTTGTTGCGTCAGCCCTGCAGTACGCTGGTTTCTCTTTCATGAGGGAGATAGAATAGATAGTCCTCCTCTGATCGGAGAGATACGCTATATTGCTTGCATATTTCCCGCTGGGTTTTTCCGCTGAAGTTATTCAGGTGCTGTGGTTTTGCTCAGGGGCCCGAGAGGATGCTTCATGCTAACTTTCGGCCCCTGTAACCTTCTCTGGTCCGAGTTCCTGCTCTGTGGCTGTGCTGCCTGGTCCATTCagtttgtattattttgtcaGGCGACTTTTACAGAGAACTGTCAGAAAGACGCATTGCAGAGAAGCAGAAGGAAACTTAGGCAGAGACTGGGCTTGAACCCCCAAAAAGCAAGTGGGGTAGAAACTCCCCAGGGGTGAGAAGGACACTCAAGTGATGAGGAAATAAAAATCCCACGGCGAACTCTCGGGGGGAACTTggttagagagagggagtcCATCCACCACTGGCAAGCATGGCGTAAAGCAGGGCTCCTCAACCCCAGGtcctgagggccacagtgtctgcaggtatctccaaccatgcactacaccaccagatttcactcattatgttacctgcttggttcaggaaGTACGCGCATTGGTGAAATcgggtggtgtagcgcatggttGGAGCcaatacctgcagacaccgcgGAGACCTGGAGCTGAGCAGCCTGGCTGTAAATAAAGGGTAGAATGGACAATAACAAATCTAGTATAAGGTGTCTATGAGGGTAAATAACCAAATGGGTTCCAGCAGGTTATAGTCTGAGATATGAAACTAGCTGGAACCAAACTGACCCCGTACCCCCGtacccccgtcccccgtccccctctctctctctctctctcgacagAGCGGCTCCTGAGCGGGACATGCGATCCAAAGTCGAGCGAGCAGAACTCTACGCTGCGGCGGGAGCTGAAGCAGTTCTTCGGCTGGGTGCGCAAACACGCCTACGGCTGCAGCGGCATGAGCATCAAGCTGTACGACCAGTGGAGGGTGTGGCTGCAGAAATCCCACAAAACGCGCAACCAGGTAGGTAAGGAGAACTTTCCCTCTATTCCTCCccgtcccccgcccccccgatGCCGCGCCCCGCCACCGGCCCcaaacacagacgcagacagaaCTTACCTCGCcgtttaaataaaatgcaaaattcgGTGCACGCGCTTCGCTTGTTGTGGGTAGTGAACTCAACATGCACCCTGAGTCTCTGACCCCTCCGTTTCAATAGCCCCGCAGACTGAATTTAACGCAGCCATGATGTGGGAGAGGACATGCCTGTTTTCGGGAGGCATGCTAAACTAactgtgctgtttttatttgcCTTGGCATGAAACAAAGTCGCATTCAGGTATTCAAGTGGTTTTCCGACTTTATTACCCCCGGAATACAGTTAAGAGTTCATTTCGGCCGTTTTCAAAGTCGCGCACTCGGCGTTTTTATTGCGTTTTTTTTCCAGCGGCGCAGAGATTTGCGATCTTCCGTCAATCACCACAACAAAGGGGAATAAGCATATAAACGTAATTAACGACCGCTTTAATGCGTTCCTGTTGTGCGCTGCGCGGCGCGAGGCGGGCCCCGCTCGTTTCATGTCCTAACGGAGCCCAAATGGCAGACAGCGGGCCGGGCCCGCCTGCAGAACCCGCTGCAAACCCACATCCTCTGCTCGCCCTCTGAACCGTATCGCCGCGGCTGCGCTACCGATCCAGCGCGCCgcccaatttctttttttgaaagattttttttttttttaaagatatatatatatattttttttttttgcgctttttcagcttttattgggTAGAACAgtgtagagcaggggtctccaaccctggtcctggagagctactgggtctgctggtttttgttttcaccttaaaatcagcacctgttgagacccaggtaaccaggtgaggtgagttaattaatttaattagagcagttgattatagttaattgcagggtaaaaaccagcagacccagtagctctccaggaccagggttggagaccactggtgtagagagacagggagaagtgggggtgagagaggggaagacatgacAAATGTCCGGACggccggattcgaaccgccgacgtcgcggctcgcgaTGAGCACGTGGAGGGTGGTCGTCAGGccgcgccaccgagacacccgaaTTTCAAACCTcactcccccccaccccggctTATCGACGATTACACGgcataaaccaaaaaaaacatttagtcCTCGAATATCGTCACGGGATTTATCAATTTTGTTgatgtttttaataaattaatgtatCCTACCCGTCTCTGAAATGGAAATCAAAGCtcattaaagtttttttttctgtttctttcagaTTCTACAAGGCGATAAATCCTAGCATATACCCAGCTCCTGTacagaaataatataaaaagtataaaatgaACACAGAGCGTTTACGGCGGAGGAACGGGGACAGAGTGAATCGGGGGGAAAACGCTCCAGACTACGGATCCCGAGGAGTTGctggatcacacacacagagacttcTCCTGCAGGAAACCACGTGGAACATTCAGAACCTACACGGGGGGGGGACACTGGGGCTTTTCTCTGACACGGACCCAGACCGAGACCTCCCTCTGCACAGAAGCTACCGATCACCAGAACTACAAAACCCCGCCAAGGAGAAACCCATCGGGACCGACGGATCTATTtcggatttctttttttgttaatgtttttaaatgaggaCGATGCTCCCGAGGCCAGTTATTCGGAATGTGGCGTGAGTAGGTTTGTTTATCTCTCCCGTCGGCGTGGCGACGGAGGC
The sequence above is a segment of the Conger conger chromosome 4, fConCon1.1, whole genome shotgun sequence genome. Coding sequences within it:
- the crlf1b gene encoding cytokine receptor-like factor 1b isoform X1, with protein sequence MITLFFLVMFVHRVLSSSTQVAAIFPQDPSQPIGSSLTATCSVSADLGVHASTLYWTLNGKRLPSSTYSVLGPTALSVTLVHLNGSRQQSGDNLVCHNSGGHVLAGSCLYIGMPPEKPVNLTCWSRNAKDLTCRWAPGGQGETYIRTKYTLKYKLKWYGREKECEDQSLGEPHACYIPRDLALFTPYEIWVEAVNQLGSATSDVISLDVLDVLTTDPPADVHVNRVGDLEDQLSVRWGTSSALKDVLFQTKYQIRYRLEDSTDWKVVDDVGNQTSCRLAGLRSGTVYFVQVRCNPVGIYGSRKAGIWSDWSNPTAASTPHSERLLSGTCDPKSSEQNSTLRRELKQFFGWVRKHAYGCSGMSIKLYDQWRVWLQKSHKTRNQILQGDKS
- the crlf1b gene encoding cytokine receptor-like factor 1b isoform X2, with the translated sequence MITLFFLVMFVHRVLSSSTQVAAIFPQDPSQPIGSSLTATCSVSADLGVHASTLYWTLNGKRLPSSTYSVLGPTALSVTLVHLNGSRQQSGDNLVCHNSGGHVLAGSCLYIGMPPEKPVNLTCWSRNAKDLTCRWAPGGQGETYIRTKYTLKYKLKWYGREKECEDQSLGEPHACYIPRDLALFTPYEIWVEAVNQLGSATSDVISLDVLDVLTTDPPADVHVNRVGDLEDQLSVRWGTSSALKDVLFQTKYQIRYRLEDSTDWKVVDDVGNQTSCRLAGLRSGTVYFVQVRCNPVGIYGSRKAGIWSDWSNPTAASTPHSERLLSGTCDPKSSEQNSTLRRELKQFFGWVRKHAYGCSGMSIKLYDQWRVWLQKSHKTRNQVDSTRR